From [Clostridium] symbiosum, a single genomic window includes:
- a CDS encoding YafY family protein — protein MQIDRLIQIVFLLLSRDNLTAKQLAEELGASTRTIYRDINILSAAGIPITSQKGYGGGLSLLQGFSLDKSYFTQAEQSNMIQALQILKSSNYPDADKTLNKVAGLFSHNMQSEWLEIDFSYWGSPEKERVNITALERAIINKYVITFTYFNTELTVTAQTVEPLKLVFKSHAWYLVAWSLHKDDIRTYKMSRIRELQVTNQLFERELPQDFSLTPAYKEEYNIPLFKLHFSEKIAYKVYDEFQEKYIKKLDDDTLEVSFRYQLNEWTFLYLLSFGEYVEIIEPAQAREILKGKAQKILSMYQ, from the coding sequence ATGCAGATAGACAGACTGATACAAATTGTATTTTTGCTGTTAAGCCGTGACAACCTGACAGCGAAACAGCTGGCAGAGGAACTCGGTGCCTCCACACGCACGATCTATAGGGACATCAATATACTTTCGGCTGCGGGCATCCCAATCACATCACAAAAAGGATATGGCGGAGGGCTGTCTCTGCTGCAAGGTTTTTCATTGGACAAATCCTATTTCACCCAGGCAGAGCAAAGCAATATGATTCAGGCGTTACAGATCCTGAAATCATCCAATTACCCGGATGCTGATAAAACCCTGAACAAAGTAGCCGGATTGTTCAGCCACAACATGCAGTCGGAATGGTTAGAGATTGACTTCTCCTATTGGGGCAGCCCTGAAAAGGAACGGGTCAATATCACAGCGTTAGAGCGTGCAATCATCAATAAGTATGTGATTACATTCACTTATTTTAATACAGAGTTGACGGTAACCGCTCAGACGGTTGAGCCGCTGAAACTGGTTTTTAAATCACATGCCTGGTATCTTGTTGCCTGGTCTCTTCATAAAGATGACATTCGTACTTATAAAATGTCCCGTATCAGAGAACTTCAGGTTACAAACCAGTTGTTTGAACGCGAACTGCCGCAGGATTTTTCCCTTACGCCTGCGTACAAAGAAGAATACAATATACCGTTATTCAAATTACACTTTTCTGAAAAAATTGCGTATAAAGTCTACGATGAATTTCAGGAGAAGTACATTAAAAAACTGGATGACGACACCCTGGAAGTATCGTTCCGCTACCAGCTCAATGAGTGGACATTCCTTTATCTGCTTTCCTTTGGTGAATATGTGGAAATAATAGAGCCTGCCCAGGCAAGGGAGATTTTAAAAGGAAAGGCCCAAAAGATACTTTCTATGTACCAATAA